Proteins from one Triticum aestivum cultivar Chinese Spring chromosome 7A, IWGSC CS RefSeq v2.1, whole genome shotgun sequence genomic window:
- the LOC123149865 gene encoding uncharacterized protein isoform X1 — translation MASPPPPLVSIPIPDDLLEEIFLRLPTPDAVARASAACTSFRRVIKGRAFRRRFRALHRPPLLGFMDAAGFHPAQAPHPSAPLAGTLAPCAADFSFIPAVVSSASYTPRGVQADGEGPRWRPRVVRDGRVLLDWVSLHPRAMRICCYMEDGYEVSILMDFGELAPRDRPTWTERERCNAAEFHLAVCDPLSSRYVLLPTIPEELAVQPQDYLREFEPVLAPNTSDDGEEEHFKVICIAKYHTKLVLFVFPSTTMQWSIVECPIFPSLKHMSCFDCVHGCFYWTEPYDRSDHLMVLDTRTLRFSTVDLLTGYHVELRDLPDQSFDRRRPNAVVLGREGTLEMFSLVRQHGSFALYHTSLQNNSQEWKLEKVIPLPWQYHDYSISTVGAAEGFLFFRGTLEGIPDENVNVDCYSMEVKTYGITKVCTKTEKYFNRTCTLPYFSFSPLLSEPTI, via the coding sequence atggcgtcgccgccgccgccgctggtctCCATCCCCATCCCCGACGACCTCCTGGAGGAGATCTTCCTCCGCCTGCCCACCCCGGACGCGGtcgcccgcgcctccgccgcctgcACCTCCTTCCGTCGCGTCATCAAAGGCCGCGCCTTCCGCCGCCGCTTCCGCGCGCtccaccggcctcccctcctcgGCTTCATGGACGCGGCCGGATTCCACCCCGCCCAGGCGCCGCACCCCTCCGCTCCGCTCGCCGGCACCCTCGCCCCCTGCGCCGCCGATTTCTCCTTCATCCCGGCCGTCGTTTCTTCTGCCTCCTACACCCCGCGGGGCGTCCAAGCCGACGGGGAAGGCCCCCGCTGGCGGCCCCGCGTCGTCCGCGACGGCCGCGTCCTCCTCGATTGGGTCTCCCTCCACCCACGCGCCATGCGCATATGCTGCTACATGGAAGACGGCTACGAAGTAAGCATCCTCATGGATTTCGGTGAGCTCGCCCCGCGTGACCGCCCCACCTGGACCGAACGGGAGCGGTGCAACGCCGCCGAGTTCCACCTCGCCGTCTGTGACCCCCTGTCCAGCAGATACGTGCTGCTTCCAACCATACCCGAGGAGCTCGCCGTCCAGCCGCAAGATTACCTTCGGGAATTCGAGCCTGTGCTCGCTCCCAACACCAgcgacgacggcgaggaggaaCACTTCAAGGTGATATGCATAGCAAAATACCACACAAAGCTCGTCCTCTTTGTCTTCCCGTCCACAACTATGCAATGGTCTATAGTGGAGTGTCCTATTTTCCCTTCTTTGAAACACATGTCCTGTTTTGACTGCGTGCACGGATGCTTCTACTGGACAGAGCCTTATGACAGGAGTGACCATTTAATGGTGTTGGACACACGCACTTTGAGGTTTTCCACTGTCGACCTTCTCACAGGTTACCATGTGGAGCTCAGAGATCTGCCTGACCAGAGCTTTGATCGTCGGCGCCCAAATGCTGTTGTTTTGGGCAGAGAAGGAACCCTTGAGATGTTTTCTCTTGTCCGTCAACACGGATCGTTTGCCCTCTATCATACCTCTCTGCAGAATAATTCGCAGGAATGGAAGCTTGAGAAGGTCATACCGCTGCCTTGGCAGTATCATGACTATTCCATTTCCACAGTGGGTGCAGCTGAGGGATTCTTGTTCTTCCGAGGCACTCTAGAAGGGATTCCTGATGAGAATGTCAACGTGGATTGCTACTCCATGGAGGTCAAGACATATGGAATTACCAAAGTCTGTACAAAGACGGAGAAGTACTTCAACCGCACATGTACCCTCCCATACTTTAGCTTCTCACCGCTGTTATCGGAACCAACTATCTGA
- the LOC123149865 gene encoding uncharacterized protein isoform X2, with amino-acid sequence MASPPPPLVSIPIPDDLLEEIFLRLPTPDAVARASAACTSFRRVIKGRAFRRRFRALHRPPLLGFMDAAGFHPAQAPHPSAPLAGTLAPCAADFSFIPAVVSSASYTPRGVQADGEGPRWRPRVVRDGRVLLDWVSLHPRAMRICCYMEDGYEVSILMDFGELAPRDRPTWTERERCNAAEFHLAVCDPLSSRYVLLPTIPEELAVQPQDYLREFEPVLAPNTSDDGEEEHFKSLMTGVTI; translated from the exons atggcgtcgccgccgccgccgctggtctCCATCCCCATCCCCGACGACCTCCTGGAGGAGATCTTCCTCCGCCTGCCCACCCCGGACGCGGtcgcccgcgcctccgccgcctgcACCTCCTTCCGTCGCGTCATCAAAGGCCGCGCCTTCCGCCGCCGCTTCCGCGCGCtccaccggcctcccctcctcgGCTTCATGGACGCGGCCGGATTCCACCCCGCCCAGGCGCCGCACCCCTCCGCTCCGCTCGCCGGCACCCTCGCCCCCTGCGCCGCCGATTTCTCCTTCATCCCGGCCGTCGTTTCTTCTGCCTCCTACACCCCGCGGGGCGTCCAAGCCGACGGGGAAGGCCCCCGCTGGCGGCCCCGCGTCGTCCGCGACGGCCGCGTCCTCCTCGATTGGGTCTCCCTCCACCCACGCGCCATGCGCATATGCTGCTACATGGAAGACGGCTACGAAGTAAGCATCCTCATGGATTTCGGTGAGCTCGCCCCGCGTGACCGCCCCACCTGGACCGAACGGGAGCGGTGCAACGCCGCCGAGTTCCACCTCGCCGTCTGTGACCCCCTGTCCAGCAGATACGTGCTGCTTCCAACCATACCCGAGGAGCTCGCCGTCCAGCCGCAAGATTACCTTCGGGAATTCGAGCCTGTGCTCGCTCCCAACACCAgcgacgacggcgaggaggaaCACTTCAAG AGCCTTATGACAGGAGTGACCATTTAA